A single window of Aspergillus oryzae RIB40 DNA, chromosome 8 DNA harbors:
- a CDS encoding syntaxin (predicted protein), which produces MADRKAMVCHLINLLAEMNQVGGGYDNQPADPTSLLNKCREINDGIADIRAKREGQLAAAQNALLDSSTGKEDQVSRQTLDYVEDEINNGFRYLRDLLKKIKQTPGSGDSRVQTQVDVTSRNLRREIEQYQRAQSDFQKRLREQVRRRYEIANPDATPEELEQGVDNVLMGQEQTFQLTGSRTRQANDARQAALERSAAIRKIEQDMIELGRLYQEVAELVHQQEPAVEQINQGAEEVAGNVANANTQITHAIDSARRARKWKWYALLIIILIIAIVVGVAVGVTQANK; this is translated from the exons ATGGCGGACCGCAAAGCAATGGTATGTCATCTAATCAATCTCTTGGCAGAGATGAACCAGGTGGGTGGTGGCTACGACAACCAGCCTGCCGACCCGACCAGCTTGCTCAACAAGTGTCGTGAAATCAACGATGGTATCGCCGACATTCGCGCTAAGCGCGAGGGACAGCTCGCTGCCGCACAGAATGCTTTGCTGGACTCGAGCACCGGAAAGGAGGACCAAGTCTCTCGCCAGACCCTGGACTACGTCGAGGACGAAATCAACAACGGTTTCCGCTATCTCCGTGACCTCCTCAAGAAGATTAAGCAGACTCCCGGCTCCGGTGATAGCCGCGTACAGACCCAGGTTGATGTGACAAGTCGTAACCTGCGCCGCGAAATCGAGCAGTACCAGCGGGCCCAGTCGGATTTCCAGAAGCGTCTGAGGGAACAGGTTCGCCGTCGTTATGAAATTGCCAACCCCGATGCGACCCCCGAGGAGTTGGAGCAGGGTGTTGATAACGTTCTCATGGGCCAGGAGCAGACCTTCCAG CTTACTGGTAGCCGGACCCGTCAAGCCAACGATGCCAGACAGGCTGCTCTGGAGCGTTCGGCCGCAATTCGCAAGATTGAGCAAGATATGATTGAACTTGGACGGCTGTACCAAGAAGTCGCAGAGCTTGTGCACCAGCAGGAGCCTGCCGTCGAGCAGATCAACCAGGGTGCCGAAGAGGTCGCTGGAAACGTCGCCAACGCCAACACCCAGATCACTCATGCCATTGACAGCGCGCGTCGGGCAAGAAAGTGGAAGTGGTATGCCTTGCTTATCATTA TTCTCATCATTGCTATCGTTGTTGGTGTAGCTGTCGGTGTCACCCAAGCAAACAAGTGA